The window AGCCTCCCGGTACGGTTGCTCACACAACGTTCATCGCACTGTGCGCCGCGTGCGATCAAGTACAGACATTTCGAACACCGCAGGTTTCGCCGCCCCAAAAACGACAAAGCCCGGTGCGCATCCGCACCGGGCTCGTTATATCGCCGACGACGCGGCGAGACGTTACTTCCTGTCGAGCGAATACTTGCCCGGACCGGTCAGCGCGAGCAGCAACAGGCCGCCCACGATGCTGACGTTCTTGTAGAAGTGGATCATCGCCATGTACTGATCCATCCCGTGCAGCGCCCAGAAGCGATGCCCGATGAACGCGGTGGCTACCGTATAGGCGGCAAACAGCAGCGCGAGCGGCCGCGTGTAGAAGCCGATCGCAATCAGCAGGCCGCCGACCAGCTCGACCGCGACCGCGATCACCGCCGACAGCTCGGGCGACGGCGCCCC of the Burkholderia ubonensis subsp. mesacidophila genome contains:
- a CDS encoding DoxX family protein, coding for MRYVSLESKKDGLLLAARVLMMVLFVLFGWQKLTGFSGTVAYMASTGAPSPELSAVIAVAVELVGGLLIAIGFYTRPLALLFAAYTVATAFIGHRFWALHGMDQYMAMIHFYKNVSIVGGLLLLALTGPGKYSLDRK